Proteins encoded by one window of Arachis ipaensis cultivar K30076 chromosome B04, Araip1.1, whole genome shotgun sequence:
- the LOC110271589 gene encoding uncharacterized protein LOC110271589 codes for MLLLLLLLVLIPLLLLLLIWNKWVCRLCLLGLSSDDFISKLRLLLDHRSFWPLSELPPGQLGIAAVPFHSYCRIELSGLPVAIKIVSAIAEVSRPAIEAAVYFGRRRMILVTPLVYGFNFRGRGFLKIHFIL; via the exons ATGTTGCTACTGTTATTACTGTTGGTTCTAATTCCATTGCTGCTGTTGCTGTTGATTTGGAATAAGTGGGTTTGTCGCCTTTGCCTTCTTG GGTTAAGTTCCGATGATTTTATATCAAAGTTAAGGTTGCTGTTGGACCATCGGAGTTTCTGGCCGCTGTCGGAGCTACCGCCGGGTCAGCTCGGGATTGCGGCTGTTCCATTTCACTCTTACTGTAG GATTGAGTTGTCGGGATTGCCTGTTGCAATTAAAATCGTTTCTGCTATTGCGGAAGTGAGCAGACCTGCGATTGAAGCTGCAGTTTATTTCGGACGGAGAAGAATGATTCTTGTGACGCCTTTAGTTTATGGGTTTAACTTCCGAGGTAGGGGTTTTCTTAAAATTCATTTTATCTtatag